In one Dermacentor albipictus isolate Rhodes 1998 colony chromosome 4, USDA_Dalb.pri_finalv2, whole genome shotgun sequence genomic region, the following are encoded:
- the ND-19 gene encoding NADH dehydrogenase [ubiquinone] 1 alpha subcomplex subunit 8, giving the protein MPFTDGYQFPSDDELNVQEVNISTPALRAGAYYFGKYCEEPSKEFMLCRKEERDPRKCLAEGRQVTKCALEFFRKAKKACRPEYDEYAHCLEWSSSEMHYHHCRKTQAALDGCMLDKLGIQRPHLGYFTMPRVHHTERPRPEKGYRDDYPATPKVEDDFPRPPAKHGLRSIIS; this is encoded by the exons ATGCCTTTTACTGATGGATATCAATTTCCAAGTGACGACGAGTTAAATGTTCAAGAAGTCAACATCTCGACGCCCGCACTACGTGCGGGAGCTTACTATTTTGGAAAATACTGCGAAGAGCCAAGCAAG gagTTCATGCTTTGCCGGAAAGAGGAGAGGGACCCACGCAAGTGCCTCGCTGAAGGCAGGCAGGTGACCAAGTGCGCCCTCGAGTTCTTCCGCAAGGCGAAGAAAGCCTGCCGACCGGAGTATGACGAGTACGCACACTGCCTCGAGTGGAGCAGCAGTGAGATGCACTACCACCA CTGCCGAAAAACCCAGGCCGCATTGGATGGCTGCATGCTTGACAAGCTGGGCATTCAACGGCCGCACCTTGGGTACTTTACGATGCCTCGTGTTCACCACACCGAGCGACCAAGGCCGGAAAAGGGTTACCGTGACGACTACCCTGCGACGCCGAAAGTGGAAGATGACTTTCCCAGGCCGCCTGCAAAGCACGGCTTGCGGTCCATCATTTCGTAA